Proteins from a genomic interval of Terriglobales bacterium:
- a CDS encoding PstS family phosphate ABC transporter substrate-binding protein — protein MRRVQLFFVGVVLLCMSALAAEHPKFNETLHAKANPNLPVYKSAGTLSGSMKSVGADTMEALMKLWIADFRQMYPDVTIDMEAKASGTAAPALTEGRAQLGPVAREMLPNEIAPFQQKFGYAPFAVRVAGGSFRTPGKTHAIAFLVNAQNPIHKLTFAQLDAIYSKTRKRGYKEVTTWGDVGAKGEWVNKPIHLWGLIRPNGIANFVQERVLENGEYKDGITERTTVGSLPALDAIAQGVAADPYAIGYSGFSSVIKGTQPLALAVNDNGPYYKGTFQEVVPQTYPLSRVVYIYLNLAPGQALDPKIREFLRFVLSKQGQQDVEKEGVFLPLPQQMVKEELQKIEEHSGPDKVGQHARVNELSHGY, from the coding sequence ATGCGACGAGTGCAATTGTTTTTTGTTGGTGTGGTTCTTCTGTGTATGTCTGCGTTGGCCGCCGAGCACCCAAAATTTAACGAGACGCTGCACGCCAAAGCCAACCCCAATCTCCCTGTTTATAAGAGCGCTGGAACCCTCTCCGGGTCTATGAAAAGTGTGGGCGCCGACACCATGGAAGCATTAATGAAGCTATGGATCGCCGATTTCCGCCAGATGTATCCTGATGTCACCATTGACATGGAAGCTAAGGCCTCGGGCACAGCCGCTCCTGCGCTCACCGAAGGCAGGGCCCAGCTCGGTCCGGTTGCGCGCGAGATGCTGCCCAACGAGATCGCTCCCTTCCAGCAAAAATTCGGATACGCGCCCTTCGCAGTGAGGGTCGCCGGGGGCAGCTTTCGGACTCCGGGCAAGACCCATGCGATTGCATTCCTGGTCAACGCCCAGAACCCGATTCACAAGCTTACGTTTGCGCAATTGGACGCAATTTATTCCAAGACCCGCAAGCGCGGCTACAAAGAGGTGACCACTTGGGGTGATGTGGGGGCGAAAGGTGAATGGGTCAACAAACCGATCCATCTCTGGGGCCTGATTCGGCCCAATGGTATTGCCAACTTTGTGCAGGAGCGGGTATTGGAAAACGGTGAATACAAAGACGGCATCACCGAACGCACGACTGTCGGTTCCCTGCCTGCTCTCGACGCGATCGCGCAAGGCGTCGCTGCTGACCCTTACGCCATTGGCTACTCGGGATTCAGCAGCGTCATAAAAGGCACGCAGCCGCTTGCTCTGGCCGTCAACGATAACGGCCCCTACTACAAAGGTACATTCCAGGAGGTGGTACCCCAGACGTATCCCTTGAGCCGCGTTGTTTACATTTACTTGAACCTCGCTCCAGGACAGGCACTCGACCCGAAGATCAGGGAATTTTTGAGATTTGTCCTGAGCAAACAGGGGCAGCAGGATGTGGAGAAAGAAGGAGTTTTCCTGCCGCTCCCCCAGCAAATGGTAAAAGAGGAACTTCAGAAAATCGAAGAACACTCAGGGCCAGATAAGGTAGGCCAGCATGCCAGAGTGAATGAACTCTCTCATGGCTACTGA
- a CDS encoding serine hydrolase domain-containing protein, which produces MNAQERTGSKLLAGTIDTIVRKQMQMHRIPALSISVMRNGKTVFSRAYGWADLENQTPATRDTLYRIGSIAKPITSTAAMVLSQQGKLNLDAPIQDYCPAFPQKPWRVTTRQLLSHLSGVRNFRADSGAVPELFSDIHYANITDSLAIFADDPLIAAPGTKFEPSNYGYDVIGCVLEGASKKPFSDLLQEVVFKPAGMVATRTDDVFEIVPHRSRSYSLASNGNIQNARPTDTSNKVPGGGLLSTADDLTRFAMALESGRLLDPTLIQQMWTPQFTTDVTPTNYGLGWMIRSYEGVQVMAHTGEQPGASSILYLIPNRKLAFAVLTNADAAGLWKLADQLAGVLTHPDRKSPVKGR; this is translated from the coding sequence ATGAATGCACAGGAGCGGACTGGTTCCAAGTTGCTTGCGGGCACGATTGACACAATTGTGCGCAAGCAGATGCAGATGCACAGGATTCCTGCGTTATCAATTTCAGTAATGCGCAACGGTAAGACCGTATTTTCGCGGGCCTATGGATGGGCCGATCTCGAGAATCAGACGCCCGCCACTCGCGATACGCTGTACCGTATCGGGTCCATCGCAAAACCGATCACCTCGACTGCCGCGATGGTCCTGTCGCAACAAGGCAAGCTCAACCTCGATGCGCCCATTCAGGATTACTGCCCCGCATTTCCCCAGAAACCATGGAGGGTTACGACTCGACAGTTGCTGTCGCATTTGAGCGGCGTTCGGAATTTTCGCGCCGACTCCGGCGCAGTTCCGGAGTTATTCAGCGACATCCATTACGCGAACATCACCGACAGCCTGGCCATCTTTGCGGATGATCCTCTGATTGCCGCGCCCGGCACAAAGTTCGAGCCCAGCAACTACGGATACGATGTAATAGGTTGCGTGCTGGAGGGAGCATCAAAAAAGCCGTTTTCTGACTTGCTTCAGGAAGTAGTCTTCAAACCGGCAGGGATGGTTGCAACCCGGACCGATGATGTTTTTGAGATTGTTCCGCACCGCAGCCGCTCGTATTCACTCGCATCGAACGGCAATATTCAGAATGCGCGCCCCACTGACACCAGCAACAAGGTTCCGGGAGGAGGGCTGTTGTCCACCGCTGACGATCTTACCCGCTTCGCCATGGCGCTTGAATCGGGGAGGTTGCTGGACCCAACACTCATTCAACAAATGTGGACGCCACAGTTCACCACTGACGTCACACCCACCAATTATGGTCTGGGGTGGATGATTCGGAGCTATGAGGGAGTGCAGGTCATGGCCCATACCGGTGAGCAGCCGGGTGCGAGCTCGATCCTTTATCTCATTCCCAACCGGAAGCTTGCATTCGCAGTGTTGACCAATGCTGATGCCGCCGGATTATGGAAGCTGGCAGATCAGCTCGCAGGCGTGCTTACCCATCCCGACAGGAAGTCGCCCGTGAAAGGTCGTTGA
- a CDS encoding substrate-binding domain-containing protein, with protein MKQTLLMVFVLAWAVPMFSERPPHARPNPETFHATLDPKLPAYKPRGQLSGSLNGVQSDTTPGLVALWIEGFRKYYPNVEIKASIEGSGAAGPVLTEQTAEFGLIAREMMEKEETPFEQKFGYKPLEVAIAGGSYRTVAFTDALTFFVNKQNPLEKLSFNQIDAIYSKTRNRGGKEDITKWGQLGLKGDWADKPIHLVGVKEPNGFEHFLRLRILGDGQWKDGITVQDTVFPLASMVASDPYAIGYAGFGYLNDGVKPLALAKTNGGPYYKGTFEEVAEQKYPLSRVIYIYANRTPGKPLNPVLKEFVRYILSREGQQAVVQDGIFLPLPEAYAQQELKKLE; from the coding sequence ATGAAGCAAACTCTACTGATGGTTTTCGTATTGGCATGGGCGGTCCCGATGTTTTCGGAAAGACCGCCGCATGCCAGGCCTAACCCTGAAACCTTCCATGCCACTCTTGATCCAAAACTTCCTGCCTACAAGCCGCGCGGCCAGCTCTCGGGCTCGCTCAACGGAGTTCAATCTGATACCACTCCGGGACTTGTCGCTCTATGGATCGAAGGATTCAGGAAGTATTATCCGAATGTCGAAATAAAAGCCTCCATCGAAGGATCGGGCGCTGCCGGACCGGTGCTTACCGAGCAAACCGCGGAATTTGGACTCATCGCGCGCGAGATGATGGAGAAGGAAGAAACCCCATTCGAACAAAAGTTCGGGTATAAGCCCCTTGAGGTTGCTATCGCTGGGGGAAGTTACCGGACCGTGGCCTTTACCGACGCCCTGACGTTCTTTGTGAACAAGCAGAACCCTCTTGAAAAACTCTCTTTCAACCAGATTGACGCGATTTATTCCAAAACCAGAAATCGCGGCGGGAAGGAAGATATCACGAAATGGGGGCAGCTTGGCTTAAAGGGGGACTGGGCGGATAAACCGATCCACCTCGTTGGAGTGAAAGAACCGAACGGCTTTGAGCACTTCCTGCGTTTGCGCATTCTTGGCGATGGACAGTGGAAAGACGGGATCACGGTGCAAGACACGGTGTTTCCGCTGGCCTCCATGGTTGCTTCTGATCCATATGCGATTGGTTATGCCGGCTTTGGCTATCTCAACGATGGCGTAAAACCGCTGGCACTGGCGAAAACAAATGGAGGTCCTTATTACAAAGGCACGTTCGAGGAAGTAGCGGAGCAGAAATATCCGCTGAGTCGCGTCATCTATATTTACGCGAATCGGACGCCGGGAAAACCGCTCAATCCAGTCCTGAAAGAGTTCGTGCGATACATTCTCAGCCGGGAAGGCCAGCAGGCCGTGGTTCAAGATGGAATTTTCCTGCCTCTGCCCGAAGCATATGCACAACAGGAACTGAAAAAGCTCGAATAA
- a CDS encoding WD40 repeat domain-containing protein has translation MKKLLLALFAFLLAMTPQAKSVDDAPLKLVQSVDLPNYSGDFDHFAVDLDGKRLFLAAEDHGTVEVFNLNSGTKMRTIEGFEAPHSFLFMPQADRLLVTDSGKGLSKILDANSFKVIKTVQITQGADSIGFDRGAHQLYIVTGGKDVQMDHSFLSIVDPVNGKHLGDIPFDANHVEAMAIEQSGQRLFINVTDQNHIAVVDKNKRQIIDRWPVNECQQNSPIALDEPNHRLFVVCRKPGMLVVFDTSTGKSVASLPAPERADDVAFDAQRHRVYITGGEGYIGVYQQKDPDHYELISKVPSAVGAKTALLVPQLNRLYVAVSPGEGKVGAKVLTFQIE, from the coding sequence ATGAAAAAACTTTTATTAGCTCTCTTTGCTTTCTTGCTTGCTATGACTCCACAGGCGAAATCAGTGGATGATGCCCCTCTCAAACTCGTCCAATCCGTTGATCTGCCCAACTATTCCGGCGATTTTGACCACTTCGCCGTAGATCTGGATGGCAAGCGCCTGTTCCTGGCCGCGGAAGACCACGGCACAGTAGAAGTTTTCAATTTGAACAGTGGAACGAAGATGCGGACCATTGAGGGCTTCGAAGCTCCTCACAGCTTTCTTTTCATGCCGCAAGCCGACCGGTTGCTTGTTACCGACAGCGGCAAAGGTCTTTCCAAGATTCTGGACGCCAATAGCTTCAAGGTAATCAAGACCGTACAAATTACACAAGGCGCGGATTCCATCGGCTTTGACCGTGGCGCTCATCAACTTTATATCGTTACCGGCGGCAAAGATGTGCAGATGGATCACTCTTTTTTATCCATTGTTGATCCGGTCAACGGCAAGCACCTCGGAGATATTCCCTTTGACGCCAACCACGTCGAGGCAATGGCCATTGAGCAGAGTGGGCAAAGATTGTTTATCAATGTTACCGATCAAAACCACATTGCCGTCGTTGACAAAAACAAACGCCAAATCATTGATCGCTGGCCAGTCAACGAGTGCCAGCAAAACTCGCCGATAGCTCTGGACGAGCCTAACCACAGACTATTCGTCGTGTGCCGCAAACCTGGAATGCTGGTGGTCTTCGATACCTCCACCGGGAAATCGGTCGCCAGCCTTCCTGCACCCGAAAGAGCCGATGACGTTGCTTTTGATGCGCAGCGCCACCGCGTCTACATCACCGGCGGAGAAGGCTATATTGGCGTCTATCAGCAAAAAGATCCCGATCACTATGAGCTGATCTCCAAGGTCCCAAGCGCTGTAGGAGCGAAAACTGCTCTGCTGGTACCTCAACTGAACCGGCTGTATGTCGCGGTGTCTCCCGGCGAAGGAAAAGTTGGGGCCAAGGTTCTCACATTCCAAATTGAATAG
- a CDS encoding response regulator transcription factor, producing MRILLIEDEVKMSGFIKRGLVAERYAVDAARDGRSGLELATTYQYDLIILDLMLPELDGSEVLRKLRRQNSAVPVLILSARDAVQDKVANLELGADDYITKPFAFAELLVRVKALMRRGPVNRASTVRIGDLELDRLTQQVKRGGHRIELTAKEYALLEYLMTNAGRVLSRNMIIEHVWDQSFDGITNIVDVYIRHLRNKVDSGHDLKLLRTVRGVGYSIREGVEA from the coding sequence ATGCGCATTCTCTTGATTGAAGACGAAGTAAAGATGTCTGGCTTCATCAAACGGGGATTGGTCGCAGAGCGGTATGCAGTAGACGCAGCGCGCGACGGGCGCAGCGGACTCGAACTCGCTACTACATATCAGTACGATCTGATCATCCTCGATCTGATGTTACCCGAACTCGACGGCAGTGAAGTGTTGCGAAAGCTCAGGCGCCAAAATTCTGCTGTTCCTGTCCTTATTCTCTCCGCCCGCGACGCGGTGCAGGACAAGGTGGCCAACCTCGAACTGGGGGCTGACGATTACATTACCAAGCCTTTTGCCTTTGCCGAATTGCTCGTAAGAGTAAAAGCGCTCATGAGAAGAGGGCCGGTAAACCGAGCCAGCACGGTGCGAATTGGCGATTTGGAACTCGACCGGCTGACCCAACAGGTAAAAAGAGGTGGGCACCGCATCGAACTTACCGCCAAAGAATATGCTCTTCTGGAATACCTGATGACCAATGCCGGCCGTGTACTCTCACGCAACATGATTATCGAACACGTGTGGGACCAGAGTTTCGACGGGATCACCAACATTGTGGATGTGTACATTCGGCATCTTAGAAACAAAGTGGACAGCGGACATGATCTCAAGTTGCTGCGCACCGTGCGCGGCGTGGGCTACAGTATCCGGGAAGGGGTGGAAGCATGA
- a CDS encoding ATP-binding protein codes for MNIHSLRFRMAVWYAGVLGVCLVLFSVSVYLGLSGYLNRSLRNSLLDDAQSIGDKLLVDVDRKGEAFVVGELNEMAPEITGRFIRVTRSNGTVMYVSPAPLDKRFDPALVPPVKGTVRSELWREEHGAAHYGVLITAIPFVNRDGRSFLIEVGASSEASETVLHALVLMLALGMPLIIAGAVSGGYIVMKRALKPLDEITQRAEKVSSHNFGERLPVVHTGDEIERLTTSLNRMMTRLEESFQHISRFSADVSHELRTPLAILRGELESVAEHQQLSPQMLETIGSALEEIERLTKIVNHLLEISRLEAGQAVPESVVIDLGELAMSTAEQMRLLADEKSIHVLYLIAPDVMVRGDSALLKEVVVNLLDNAFKYTPDEGSVRLIVETNDKHSVLEVQDTGVGIPTEALPHICERFYRADKARSRHSGGAGLGLSIVKSICTVLGGEIKVSSKEGEGTLVRIELPRIPAKKAEPASADPLLGALSSLRRD; via the coding sequence ATGAACATCCACTCGTTGCGCTTTCGCATGGCGGTCTGGTACGCGGGAGTTCTGGGAGTTTGCCTGGTCCTCTTTAGCGTCAGCGTATATCTGGGGCTTTCCGGTTACCTGAACAGAAGCTTGCGAAATTCTCTTCTCGACGATGCCCAATCCATTGGCGACAAGCTGCTGGTAGATGTTGACCGCAAAGGCGAGGCTTTTGTGGTTGGAGAACTTAACGAGATGGCGCCGGAGATCACCGGCCGTTTCATTCGCGTTACACGCAGCAATGGCACGGTGATGTACGTCTCGCCCGCGCCTCTCGATAAGCGTTTTGATCCTGCCCTGGTTCCTCCGGTCAAAGGGACTGTGCGTAGTGAGCTCTGGCGTGAAGAACACGGAGCCGCCCATTACGGCGTACTGATTACCGCCATTCCCTTTGTTAATCGGGACGGCCGCTCTTTCCTGATCGAAGTTGGAGCTTCTTCCGAAGCCAGTGAAACCGTGTTGCATGCGCTCGTCCTTATGCTTGCGCTAGGGATGCCGCTCATTATCGCGGGCGCGGTTTCCGGCGGCTACATCGTGATGAAGCGCGCTTTGAAGCCGCTTGATGAGATCACACAGAGGGCCGAGAAGGTCAGCTCCCACAACTTCGGGGAGCGCTTGCCTGTGGTCCACACCGGGGATGAAATCGAACGGCTCACGACGTCGCTGAACCGCATGATGACGCGCCTGGAAGAATCGTTCCAACACATCTCCCGCTTCTCGGCCGATGTCTCGCATGAGTTGCGTACACCGCTTGCGATCTTGCGGGGTGAGCTGGAATCCGTTGCCGAGCACCAGCAGCTTTCCCCGCAGATGCTTGAGACCATTGGCAGCGCCTTGGAGGAAATTGAGCGTCTCACCAAGATCGTGAATCACTTGCTCGAGATATCGCGTTTAGAAGCAGGCCAGGCGGTTCCGGAATCTGTAGTGATTGATTTGGGCGAGCTGGCCATGAGCACAGCGGAACAGATGCGATTGCTGGCGGATGAGAAATCCATTCACGTCCTCTATCTCATTGCGCCTGACGTTATGGTGAGAGGTGACTCGGCGTTATTGAAAGAGGTTGTCGTCAACTTGTTGGACAACGCATTCAAATACACGCCGGACGAAGGCTCTGTGCGCCTGATTGTTGAGACGAACGATAAGCATTCGGTGCTGGAGGTTCAGGATACTGGAGTGGGCATTCCCACAGAAGCATTGCCCCACATCTGTGAGCGTTTTTACCGCGCCGATAAAGCTAGGTCACGGCATTCTGGCGGTGCCGGTCTGGGACTTTCAATTGTGAAGTCCATTTGCACGGTTTTAGGCGGAGAGATAAAAGTTTCCAGCAAAGAAGGGGAGGGGACCCTGGTGCGTATTGAATTGCCGCGAATACCAGCGAAAAAAGCAGAACCAGCCAGTGCCGATCCCTTGCTCGGAGCATTGTCTTCGTTGCGAAGAGATTGA
- a CDS encoding alkaline phosphatase family protein has translation MKKPQIAVTLFLACSVIVTAQTELPKKSRNSAAKSAAGKRGAAKQGATKKSATKIKHALLISIDGLHALDLATYIANRPDSTLSQLSKRGIIYSNASTPIADSTPGLLALVTGGTPNSTGVYYSDGYDRTLSPPKSGCATRGAVITFDETADKDPDAEDAGGGMDPEKMALDPQKNCSPVFPHNFLRVNTIFEVVKKSGGKTAWSDQHPTFGDFLLGPSGTGVDDLYTPEAHAPGVKKGIAGAEKHDALKVQAVLNQIKGLDHTGARQSGVPKLFGMTFITVSVVQKLAGNGYLDGRGTPSPGLQGAMDWTDNAIGQMVKELKDQSIFDSTLIVISAKHGQSPIDQTKRKLMDEGTVPDIVEWVQKGLLAHSTVDTVAFLWLKDQSKTAEVVKAIETKQVEAGIQEIYSGESLKLKFPDPQHDPRAPDIIVQPILGVMYSEPSTKLAEHGGFLEQDTNVGLLVSIPGAQGQTVKTPVATTQVAPTILKALGLDPNSLQSVQLEHTEVLPWLPLQ, from the coding sequence ATGAAGAAACCGCAAATTGCGGTGACGCTGTTTTTGGCCTGCAGTGTAATTGTGACCGCGCAGACGGAGCTTCCCAAGAAATCCAGGAACTCTGCAGCCAAGTCCGCTGCGGGCAAGCGGGGTGCAGCCAAGCAGGGCGCAACAAAGAAAAGCGCTACCAAAATCAAGCATGCCCTGCTCATCAGCATTGATGGTCTTCATGCACTCGACCTCGCGACCTACATAGCGAACCGGCCCGATTCGACTCTCTCCCAACTCAGCAAACGAGGAATCATTTACTCGAATGCGTCAACTCCGATTGCAGACTCCACGCCGGGACTGCTGGCGTTGGTTACCGGGGGGACTCCAAACTCGACCGGCGTTTACTACAGCGATGGATACGATCGCACCCTGTCTCCGCCCAAATCGGGATGCGCGACCCGGGGCGCAGTCATCACTTTTGACGAAACCGCAGACAAGGACCCCGACGCCGAAGATGCTGGCGGAGGAATGGATCCAGAGAAGATGGCCCTCGATCCTCAGAAGAATTGTTCACCGGTATTTCCCCACAATTTTTTGCGCGTCAACACAATCTTTGAAGTCGTGAAGAAGAGCGGTGGCAAGACGGCTTGGTCTGATCAGCATCCGACTTTTGGCGATTTCCTGCTGGGTCCCTCGGGAACCGGCGTTGATGATCTCTATACGCCGGAAGCACACGCGCCAGGAGTGAAGAAGGGCATTGCCGGTGCTGAAAAACACGACGCATTGAAAGTGCAGGCGGTGCTCAATCAGATCAAAGGGCTTGACCACACGGGCGCCAGACAGAGCGGCGTTCCCAAGCTCTTTGGAATGACGTTCATCACCGTGAGCGTGGTGCAAAAATTGGCGGGAAACGGGTACCTGGATGGCAGGGGCACACCCAGTCCAGGACTGCAAGGTGCGATGGACTGGACGGACAACGCCATCGGCCAAATGGTAAAAGAACTTAAAGACCAGAGTATTTTTGACTCTACACTGATCGTCATAAGCGCCAAGCACGGCCAGTCTCCGATCGATCAAACCAAACGCAAGCTGATGGACGAAGGCACTGTTCCCGATATTGTCGAATGGGTGCAAAAGGGATTGCTCGCCCACTCCACCGTGGATACAGTCGCATTTCTTTGGCTGAAAGATCAGAGCAAAACAGCAGAGGTAGTGAAGGCCATAGAAACAAAACAAGTGGAAGCGGGAATTCAGGAGATATATTCCGGCGAATCTTTGAAGCTCAAATTTCCTGATCCTCAACACGATCCACGCGCGCCCGACATTATCGTTCAGCCCATTTTGGGAGTGATGTACAGCGAGCCCAGCACCAAACTTGCGGAGCACGGAGGGTTCCTCGAGCAGGATACGAACGTTGGTCTGTTGGTCTCCATACCGGGAGCGCAAGGGCAAACCGTCAAGACCCCGGTTGCAACCACCCAGGTTGCGCCCACGATTCTTAAAGCATTGGGTTTAGATCCAAATTCTTTGCAGTCGGTCCAGCTGGAACACACTGAGGTGCTGCCATGGTTGCCGCTGCAATAA
- a CDS encoding TIGR00366 family protein, giving the protein MTTTNVLPQPQASPGPQTAKPGSSRGGVSTFLVYLFEKMAPDPYVFAVILTFATAILAYTLTGNSSVRDIGVAWYNGVFNILTFAFQMVLVVVTGYSLATSPWVHKLLEKISSLPKTPRDAVSLTIVIGMLASWINWGFGLVVAGLLAREIAKRVRLDFGWLVAAAYTGFVISTEGLSGSIALSQATPGSALNLVEKIAGHSLPLTQTIFTRMNLVPVIALFVLLPIIFRYTEPAPEDSVIVDPERLRTEDQRKQATEKTGTLAAWLDRAWILNILLVAFGAAALAGHWRQAGFSFDINSVILIFLLLGLLFHWRPIAYVDAVKNAARITGPLILQYPLYGGIMGIMTATGLAGVISKAFLSFSTATTLPFWTYISSLIITFFIPSGGGHWAVQGPFILPAARDLHASMAGTTMAVAMGESVANMIQPFFALPILAIAGIGMRRMMGFMVITFVVALVAFGLALLFLVPKA; this is encoded by the coding sequence ATGACGACAACAAACGTTCTACCTCAGCCGCAAGCTTCTCCTGGGCCTCAGACGGCAAAGCCTGGCTCATCGCGTGGAGGAGTCAGCACCTTTTTGGTTTACCTGTTCGAAAAGATGGCGCCCGATCCATATGTCTTTGCCGTGATTCTCACCTTCGCAACCGCGATTTTGGCATATACATTGACAGGCAATTCTTCTGTTCGTGATATCGGAGTGGCCTGGTATAACGGCGTCTTCAATATCCTGACGTTCGCATTTCAGATGGTGCTGGTGGTGGTGACCGGGTATTCCTTGGCCACTTCACCATGGGTCCACAAGCTTCTCGAAAAAATTTCTTCTCTTCCAAAAACTCCGCGCGATGCAGTTTCGCTGACCATCGTGATCGGCATGCTCGCCTCCTGGATCAACTGGGGTTTTGGCCTGGTCGTCGCAGGTTTGCTGGCGCGCGAGATTGCAAAACGCGTGCGCCTCGATTTTGGCTGGCTGGTGGCCGCCGCCTACACCGGCTTTGTCATTTCTACGGAGGGCCTGTCGGGCTCGATTGCGCTGTCGCAAGCGACTCCTGGCTCAGCGCTCAACCTGGTGGAGAAAATCGCCGGGCATAGCTTGCCTTTGACCCAGACCATTTTTACCCGCATGAATCTGGTGCCTGTCATCGCATTGTTCGTTTTGCTGCCAATTATTTTCCGGTATACCGAGCCTGCACCGGAGGACTCGGTCATTGTGGACCCGGAACGATTGCGCACCGAAGACCAGCGGAAACAGGCTACGGAAAAAACCGGCACCCTTGCAGCCTGGCTGGATCGCGCCTGGATCCTCAATATTTTGCTGGTCGCGTTTGGTGCAGCGGCGCTGGCAGGGCATTGGCGTCAAGCCGGGTTCTCTTTCGATATCAATTCAGTCATCCTTATTTTTTTGCTGCTCGGGTTGCTGTTTCACTGGAGACCGATTGCTTACGTGGACGCGGTAAAAAACGCCGCCCGGATCACAGGGCCGCTGATTCTTCAATATCCGCTCTATGGAGGAATCATGGGAATCATGACCGCTACCGGATTGGCAGGCGTGATCTCAAAAGCGTTCCTGTCATTTTCGACCGCGACAACTCTGCCATTCTGGACGTACATATCGTCTTTAATTATCACGTTTTTCATTCCCAGTGGCGGCGGTCATTGGGCGGTCCAGGGACCTTTTATATTGCCGGCGGCAAGAGATCTTCACGCTTCCATGGCAGGAACCACGATGGCAGTGGCCATGGGGGAGTCTGTGGCAAATATGATACAGCCCTTCTTTGCTCTGCCCATTCTGGCCATCGCGGGTATTGGCATGCGGCGGATGATGGGATTTATGGTCATTACTTTTGTGGTCGCGCTGGTCGCGTTTGGCCTGGCCTTGCTGTTCTTAGTTCCTAAGGCCTGA